The Streptococcus pluranimalium genome contains a region encoding:
- a CDS encoding TIGR03943 family putative permease subunit: MIRFLILTGYFELSMYLYLSGKLDQYINTHYSYLAFIAMILSFILAVVQLMIWMKSLRLHSHLSGKFAKLTSPMILVFPVLVGLLVPTVTLDSTTVSAKGYTFPTAVGSVGQGESDDGTRVQYLKPDTSLYFTKNAYQKEMQRELQAYKNLDTIDIKSENYMEIMELIYLYPDVFSGKQISFTGFVYNEPGHEGYQYLFRFGVIHCIADSGVYGLSTTGNSQSYANNTWLKVNGTITTEYNSQLEETLPVLHIENSQIVSEPENPYVYRVF, translated from the coding sequence ATGATTCGATTTCTAATCTTAACTGGTTATTTTGAGCTCAGTATGTATCTTTACTTGTCCGGTAAGCTGGATCAATACATCAATACTCATTATTCCTATTTGGCTTTTATTGCTATGATTCTATCGTTCATTCTAGCAGTTGTTCAACTCATGATTTGGATGAAAAGTCTTAGGCTCCATTCGCACTTGTCTGGAAAATTCGCCAAGTTGACTAGTCCTATGATTCTTGTCTTTCCAGTTTTAGTTGGATTGTTAGTACCAACAGTTACCCTTGATTCCACAACAGTTTCAGCTAAGGGATATACCTTCCCAACTGCTGTTGGTTCCGTCGGTCAGGGAGAATCAGACGATGGTACTAGAGTACAATATTTGAAGCCAGATACCAGTCTTTACTTCACGAAAAATGCCTATCAAAAAGAGATGCAGCGCGAGTTGCAAGCTTACAAAAATCTCGATACCATTGATATCAAGTCTGAGAATTATATGGAGATTATGGAACTGATTTACCTCTATCCTGACGTCTTTTCAGGAAAGCAGATTTCTTTTACAGGCTTTGTTTATAATGAACCTGGGCACGAGGGCTACCAGTATCTCTTTCGTTTTGGAGTTATTCATTGTATCGCTGATTCAGGCGTCTATGGCTTATCTACTACAGGTAATAGCCAAAGCTATGCCAATAATACTTGGCTCAAGGTTAATGGTACCATCACAACCGAATACAATAGCCAACTAGAAGAGACTCTTCCAGTGCTTCATATTGAAAACAGTCAGATTGTCTCAGAACCTGAGAATCCCTATGTTTATCGTGTCTTTTAA